One window from the genome of Paracoccus zhejiangensis encodes:
- a CDS encoding glycosyltransferase family 2 protein, whose protein sequence is MSRSPTPLPRHKDLWWAYRLRWKRRDYLWRAFRARRSLTRLAYRTAEIAPGDILCVATLRNEAIRLPGFLDHYRALGVSHFLMVVNDSDDGSAEMLADQPDVSVWTTRASYRDSRFGLDWSNWLLARYGRDHWCLTVDADELLIYPHWQDRGLPVLTAHLDRIGQPAMGALMLDLYPKGSMDQAETDDPLAGLDWFDPGPYRTQIQHPKWNRWVQGGPRDRMFFADRPEKAPTLNKLPLVRWQRHYAYSNSTHAILPRDLNTVYDGPGDPRLSGVLLHTKFMPGAAARAAEEKRRGQHFSEAASYDAYYDALSLAPDLWHPGSVRLTGWQQLVDLGLMSDGGWSAGSSQGGESN, encoded by the coding sequence GTGAGCCGCAGCCCGACACCGCTACCGCGTCACAAGGACCTGTGGTGGGCCTATCGGTTGCGGTGGAAACGGCGGGACTATCTGTGGCGGGCCTTCCGGGCGCGGCGGTCACTGACTCGCCTCGCCTACCGCACCGCCGAGATCGCACCGGGTGACATCCTCTGTGTCGCCACCCTGCGCAACGAGGCGATCCGACTGCCCGGTTTCCTCGACCATTACCGCGCGCTTGGCGTCAGCCATTTTCTGATGGTCGTGAATGACAGCGATGATGGCAGCGCCGAGATGCTGGCCGATCAGCCCGATGTCTCGGTCTGGACCACCCGGGCCTCCTATCGCGACAGCCGCTTTGGCCTCGACTGGTCGAACTGGTTGCTGGCGCGTTACGGTAGGGACCACTGGTGCCTGACCGTCGATGCCGACGAGTTGCTGATCTATCCGCATTGGCAGGACAGGGGCCTGCCCGTGCTGACCGCCCATCTGGACCGGATCGGCCAGCCCGCGATGGGCGCGCTGATGCTGGACCTCTATCCCAAGGGATCGATGGATCAGGCCGAGACCGATGATCCGCTGGCCGGGCTCGACTGGTTCGACCCCGGGCCCTATCGCACGCAGATCCAGCATCCGAAGTGGAACCGATGGGTACAGGGCGGCCCGCGCGACCGGATGTTCTTTGCCGACCGGCCCGAGAAGGCGCCAACGCTGAACAAGCTGCCGCTGGTCCGCTGGCAACGGCACTATGCCTATTCGAACTCGACACATGCGATCCTGCCGCGCGACCTGAATACCGTCTATGACGGGCCGGGCGATCCGCGGCTGTCGGGCGTGCTGCTGCACACGAAATTCATGCCCGGCGCTGCCGCGCGCGCCGCAGAGGAAAAGCGGCGGGGCCAGCATTTCAGCGAGGCGGCGAGTTATGACGCCTATTACGACGCGCTGAGCCTTGCGCCCGACCTGTGGCATCCGGGCTCGGTCCGGCTGACCGGCTGGCAGCAACTGGTCGATCTGGGGCTGATGTCGGATGGCGGCTGGTCGGCCGGATCGTCGCAGGGCGGCGAAAGTAACTGA
- the galE gene encoding UDP-glucose 4-epimerase GalE — translation MGDHVLVTGGAGYIGSHACKQLRAAGYVPVTFDNLGTGWRDAVKFGPFVQGDLMDPEALAGAFAQYRPVAVMHFAALSQVGESMTDPGRYWRENVTGALNLVQAALAAGCKRLVFSSTCATYGDHDGVLLDEATVQQPLNAYGGSKLAIEQMLRDFGASDALETVIFRYFNVAGADPEAEIGEFHRPETHLIPLVLDAATGKREALTVNGTDYPTRDGTCLRDYVHVMDLVDAHVLGLRWLEAGKGSAVFCLGSGAGFTVREVMARSAAITGREIPLREGPRRAGDAVSLVSGSQRAIDTLGWRPERSTLDQMIGDAWRWHQVGDYQK, via the coding sequence ATGGGCGATCATGTCCTGGTGACGGGCGGCGCGGGCTATATCGGCTCGCACGCCTGCAAGCAGCTGCGGGCGGCGGGCTATGTGCCGGTCACCTTCGACAATCTCGGCACCGGCTGGCGCGACGCGGTGAAGTTCGGCCCCTTCGTTCAGGGCGATCTCATGGACCCCGAGGCGCTGGCCGGGGCCTTTGCCCAGTATCGCCCCGTGGCGGTGATGCATTTCGCCGCGCTGAGCCAGGTCGGCGAGTCGATGACCGATCCCGGCCGCTACTGGCGCGAGAACGTCACCGGCGCGCTGAACCTCGTGCAGGCGGCGCTGGCCGCAGGCTGCAAGCGGCTGGTCTTTTCGTCGACCTGCGCCACCTACGGCGATCACGACGGTGTGCTGCTGGATGAGGCGACGGTGCAGCAACCGCTGAACGCCTATGGTGGCAGCAAGCTGGCGATCGAGCAGATGCTGCGTGATTTCGGCGCCTCGGACGCGCTGGAGACGGTGATCTTCCGCTATTTCAACGTCGCTGGCGCCGACCCCGAGGCCGAGATCGGCGAGTTCCACCGCCCCGAGACCCATCTGATCCCGCTGGTTCTGGATGCGGCTACCGGCAAACGCGAGGCGCTGACCGTCAACGGCACCGATTATCCGACCCGCGACGGCACCTGCCTGCGCGACTATGTGCATGTGATGGACCTTGTTGACGCCCATGTGCTGGGCCTTCGCTGGCTCGAGGCCGGCAAGGGCAGCGCGGTGTTCTGCCTTGGCAGCGGCGCAGGCTTTACCGTGCGCGAGGTCATGGCCCGTTCGGCCGCGATCACCGGTCGCGAGATTCCCCTGCGCGAAGGGCCGCGTCGTGCCGGCGATGCGGTCAGCCTCGTCTCGGGCAGCCAGCGTGCCATCGACACGCTCGGCTGGCGGCCTGAGCGCTCGACGCTGGACCAGATGATCGGGGATGCCTGGCGCTGGCATCAGGTGGGCGACTACCAGAAGTGA
- a CDS encoding UTP--glucose-1-phosphate uridylyltransferase, which translates to MSRKVTKAIFPVAGLGTRFLPATKSIPKEIMTLVDRPLIQYAIDEARAAGIKEFIFVTSRGKGALEDYFDHAHELEASLKKSGKTELLETLRATNMESGAIAYIRQHKALGLGHAVWCARRLLSEDEPFAVILTDDVIMGEPPCLQQMIEAYRETGGSMVATMEVAPEKASAYGVLDIAEDMGAIVKAKGMVEKPAPGTAPSNLAVIGRYILAPTVMQNLNKLKQGSGGEIQLTDAIADEIAEGRGVYGLRFRGQRFDCGSKAGFLQATVAFGLARDELKDELAEFLTDVVSMRRAAE; encoded by the coding sequence ATGAGCCGCAAGGTTACCAAGGCGATCTTTCCGGTGGCGGGTCTGGGCACCCGATTCCTTCCGGCGACAAAGAGCATCCCGAAAGAGATCATGACCCTGGTTGACCGGCCGCTGATCCAGTACGCGATCGACGAGGCGCGGGCGGCCGGGATCAAGGAATTCATCTTCGTCACCTCGCGCGGCAAGGGCGCGCTGGAGGATTACTTCGACCACGCGCACGAGCTGGAAGCCAGCCTGAAGAAATCCGGCAAGACCGAGCTGCTGGAAACCCTGCGCGCCACCAACATGGAATCCGGCGCCATCGCCTATATCCGCCAGCACAAGGCGCTTGGCCTTGGCCATGCGGTCTGGTGCGCGCGGCGGCTTCTGTCCGAGGACGAACCCTTTGCTGTCATCCTGACCGATGACGTGATCATGGGCGAGCCGCCCTGCCTGCAGCAGATGATCGAGGCCTATCGCGAGACCGGCGGCAGCATGGTTGCCACGATGGAGGTCGCCCCCGAGAAGGCGTCAGCCTATGGCGTGCTGGACATTGCCGAGGACATGGGTGCCATCGTCAAGGCCAAGGGCATGGTCGAGAAGCCGGCACCGGGCACCGCGCCCTCGAACCTCGCCGTGATCGGCCGCTATATCCTGGCGCCGACGGTGATGCAGAACCTGAACAAGCTGAAGCAGGGTTCGGGCGGCGAGATCCAGCTGACCGATGCCATTGCCGACGAGATCGCCGAGGGGCGTGGCGTCTATGGCCTGCGCTTCCGTGGCCAGCGTTTCGACTGCGGCTCGAAGGCCGGCTTCCTGCAGGCGACCGTGGCCTTCGGCCTCGCCCGCGACGAGCTGAAGGACGAACTGGCCGAGTTCCTGACCGATGTCGTCTCGATGCGGCGCGCGGCCGAATAG
- a CDS encoding 3-deoxy-manno-octulosonate cytidylyltransferase yields the protein MSVVIIIPARHASTRYPGKPLVPLKGAGGQARTLIRRSWDAAMAVPGIDRVVVATDDDRIRDHAEGFGAEVVMTATTCRNGTERCAEAVANLGISPEIVVNLQGDAPLTPAWFIEDLVRGLRAAPEADLATPVLNCDGRMRADLIADRRAGRVGGTTAVFGPDMHALYFTKEVVPFAAGPFADDEETPVHHHVGVYAYRPDALAAYATWPEGKLEKLEGLEQLRFLEQGRRVQCVRVESQGREFWELNNPEDVAKLEAMMARMGID from the coding sequence ATGTCCGTGGTCATCATCATCCCCGCCCGCCACGCCTCGACCCGCTATCCGGGCAAGCCGCTGGTCCCGCTGAAGGGGGCGGGCGGGCAGGCCCGGACGCTGATCCGGCGCAGCTGGGATGCGGCAATGGCGGTGCCGGGCATCGACCGGGTGGTTGTCGCCACCGATGACGACCGCATTCGTGATCACGCCGAGGGCTTCGGCGCCGAGGTGGTGATGACCGCGACCACATGTCGCAACGGCACCGAGCGCTGCGCCGAGGCAGTCGCCAACCTGGGCATCTCGCCCGAGATCGTGGTGAACCTGCAGGGCGACGCGCCGCTGACGCCGGCGTGGTTCATCGAGGATCTGGTGCGCGGCCTGCGCGCCGCACCCGAGGCCGATCTGGCTACGCCGGTGCTGAACTGCGACGGAAGGATGCGCGCCGACCTGATCGCCGATCGCCGTGCCGGGCGGGTCGGTGGCACCACGGCGGTCTTTGGCCCCGACATGCACGCGCTCTATTTCACCAAGGAAGTCGTGCCCTTTGCAGCCGGCCCCTTTGCCGATGACGAGGAAACCCCGGTTCATCACCATGTCGGCGTCTATGCCTATCGCCCCGATGCGCTGGCCGCCTATGCCACCTGGCCCGAGGGCAAGCTGGAAAAGCTGGAAGGGCTGGAGCAGCTGCGCTTTCTGGAACAGGGGCGGCGGGTGCAGTGTGTCAGGGTCGAATCGCAGGGCCGTGAATTCTGGGAACTGAACAACCCCGAAGACGTTGCCAAGCTCGAGGCAATGATGGCCCGCATGGGCATCGACTAG
- the cysQ gene encoding 3'(2'),5'-bisphosphate nucleotidase CysQ, which produces MEFDRLSAEMRRLALAAGAKIMDIYDAEDFEVRSKSDASPVTEADEAADALISAGLRAAFPDIALVTEEQAATHEVTATSFLIVDPLDGTKEFVQRRGDFTVNIAYVENGVPLRGVVYAPAKGRLFYTTADGRSIEEMGPFGETPGETHPIGVNPMPDNRGLMVVASKSHRDAATDDYIARYGVRDMTSAGSSLKFCLVATGEADLYPRLGRTMEWDTAAGDAVLRGAGGEVVRFDDHTPLTYGKPAFENPFFIAFAPGVLLVKD; this is translated from the coding sequence ATGGAATTCGACCGATTGTCAGCCGAGATGCGCCGGCTTGCGCTGGCGGCAGGCGCGAAGATCATGGACATCTATGACGCCGAGGATTTCGAGGTACGTTCCAAGTCCGATGCCTCGCCCGTCACCGAGGCGGACGAGGCAGCAGACGCGCTGATCTCGGCCGGGCTGCGCGCGGCCTTTCCCGACATCGCGCTGGTGACCGAGGAACAGGCCGCGACGCATGAGGTGACGGCAACCAGCTTCCTGATCGTCGACCCGCTGGACGGCACCAAGGAATTCGTCCAGCGTCGCGGCGATTTCACCGTCAACATCGCCTATGTCGAGAACGGCGTACCGCTGCGCGGGGTGGTCTATGCCCCGGCCAAGGGGCGGCTTTTCTATACCACCGCTGACGGCCGATCGATCGAGGAGATGGGGCCCTTCGGCGAGACGCCGGGCGAGACCCATCCGATCGGGGTCAACCCGATGCCCGACAATCGCGGGCTGATGGTGGTGGCGTCGAAATCGCACCGCGACGCGGCGACCGATGACTACATCGCCCGCTACGGCGTGCGCGACATGACCAGCGCCGGATCGTCGCTGAAGTTCTGCCTTGTGGCCACGGGCGAGGCCGACCTGTATCCACGGCTTGGCCGGACGATGGAATGGGACACGGCAGCCGGCGATGCGGTGCTGCGCGGTGCCGGCGGCGAGGTGGTGCGTTTCGACGACCATACGCCGCTGACCTATGGCAAGCCGGCCTTCGAAAACCCCTTCTTCATCGCCTTCGCGCCGGGCGTGCTGCTGGTCAAGGACTGA
- a CDS encoding ABC transporter permease — translation MLEAAYNTLLLIYFQIVYNLRKEHTNPLIGLLLTIIQSSLMVVAFFLLYYVIGVRTSPIRGDFMVFIMTGIFVFVTHVQGTAAVSSSGALTSGMTKHGPMSSAVMIAGAAIAVLYKQVLSCIVILWAYHAIVTPVVVNDWVACLALLVLAWLSGCAVGLVFLSIRPWAPKAAGLLTTIYSRLNMIASGKMFVANTLPNFMLPYFEWNPLFHIIDQMRGFAFINYVPHKTNLEYPIYFTIAVTMIGLMAEFTTRNSVSASWSAGK, via the coding sequence ATGCTCGAGGCGGCGTATAACACGCTGCTGCTGATCTATTTCCAGATCGTCTACAACCTGCGCAAGGAACACACCAATCCGCTGATCGGCCTGCTGCTGACCATCATCCAATCCTCGCTGATGGTGGTGGCGTTCTTCCTGCTCTACTACGTCATCGGCGTCCGGACCTCGCCCATCCGCGGCGATTTCATGGTCTTCATCATGACCGGGATCTTTGTGTTCGTCACCCATGTCCAGGGCACCGCTGCGGTGTCGAGCTCGGGCGCGCTGACCTCGGGAATGACCAAGCACGGGCCGATGAGTTCTGCCGTCATGATCGCCGGTGCCGCCATCGCGGTGCTCTACAAGCAGGTGCTCAGCTGCATCGTCATCCTGTGGGCCTATCATGCCATCGTGACGCCCGTCGTCGTCAATGACTGGGTCGCCTGCCTGGCGCTGCTGGTGCTGGCCTGGCTGTCGGGCTGCGCTGTGGGTCTGGTTTTCCTGTCGATCCGGCCCTGGGCGCCCAAGGCTGCGGGGCTTTTGACCACCATCTATTCGCGGCTGAACATGATCGCCTCGGGCAAGATGTTCGTCGCCAATACCCTGCCCAACTTCATGCTGCCCTATTTCGAGTGGAACCCGCTGTTCCACATCATCGACCAGATGCGCGGCTTCGCCTTCATCAACTATGTCCCGCACAAGACCAATCTGGAATATCCGATCTACTTCACCATCGCGGTGACGATGATCGGTCTGATGGCCGAATTCACCACCCGCAACAGCGTCTCGGCCAGCTGGAGCGCGGGCAAGTAA
- a CDS encoding asparaginase, which translates to MSAVDLIELWRGGMLESVHRGHAVICDPSGVVEAWGDPGAVIFPRSSCKMIQALPLLESGAAAAAGLRPEQLALSCASHNGAAIHVERVDSWLKNRGLSERDLRCGSHMPGDRIEAARLTCAGASPCQLHNNCSGKHAGFLTLNQHLGGNSEYVELDHPVQLACKAAFEEVTGETSPGFGIDGCSAPNHAGTITGLARAMAAFAAPGGGARGEAMASLVQAMCAFPELVAGEGRACTALMRAMQGRVAVKTGAEAVFVAIIPEKKLGVALKILDGGTRASEAAITALLVHLGVLDAGHPVVETYLTGDQKNWRGIVTGQLRRAKGFPA; encoded by the coding sequence ATGTCGGCTGTTGATCTGATCGAGTTGTGGCGCGGCGGGATGCTGGAAAGCGTGCATCGCGGTCACGCGGTGATCTGCGACCCCTCGGGCGTGGTCGAGGCCTGGGGCGATCCCGGGGCGGTGATCTTTCCGCGCTCGTCCTGCAAGATGATCCAGGCCCTGCCCCTGCTGGAGAGCGGCGCGGCAGCGGCGGCCGGGTTGCGCCCCGAACAGCTGGCCCTGTCCTGCGCCAGCCATAACGGTGCCGCCATCCATGTCGAGCGGGTGGATAGCTGGCTGAAGAACCGCGGGCTGTCGGAACGCGACCTGCGCTGCGGCTCGCATATGCCGGGCGACCGGATCGAGGCGGCGCGGCTGACCTGCGCAGGGGCCAGCCCCTGCCAATTGCACAACAACTGCTCGGGCAAGCATGCGGGCTTCCTCACGCTGAACCAGCATCTCGGCGGCAATTCGGAATATGTCGAGCTTGATCATCCGGTGCAGCTGGCCTGCAAGGCCGCCTTCGAAGAGGTGACGGGCGAGACCAGCCCCGGTTTCGGCATCGATGGATGCTCGGCCCCGAACCATGCCGGCACGATCACCGGGCTTGCCCGCGCCATGGCCGCCTTTGCCGCCCCCGGCGGCGGGGCGCGGGGCGAGGCAATGGCCTCGCTGGTCCAGGCGATGTGCGCCTTTCCCGAACTCGTCGCCGGCGAGGGCCGCGCCTGCACGGCGCTGATGCGGGCGATGCAGGGCCGTGTCGCGGTGAAGACCGGGGCCGAGGCGGTCTTTGTCGCCATCATTCCCGAGAAGAAGCTGGGCGTGGCACTGAAGATCCTCGACGGCGGCACCCGGGCCAGCGAGGCGGCGATCACCGCCCTGCTGGTGCATCTGGGTGTGCTCGACGCGGGTCATCCGGTGGTCGAGACCTATCTGACCGGCGACCAGAAGAACTGGCGCGGCATCGTCACCGGCCAGCTGCGGCGGGCCAAGGGCTTTCCGGCCTGA
- a CDS encoding invasion associated locus B family protein: MLAIAVAAGGLTAAQAQESNNVVATEGDWTVFAADSPKECWAVSPPKSTVNTRDGQAVEVTRSDIRLYIAYRPGQDGEVSFTGGYPFAPDSTVEVDIGGQKFNLFTEGESAWTGSPSEDGKLIGALRAGSSATITGRSSRGTQTQDTFSLSGITAATNTAKERCK; this comes from the coding sequence ATGTTGGCCATTGCAGTAGCCGCCGGCGGTCTGACCGCCGCGCAGGCACAGGAATCCAACAACGTCGTGGCGACCGAGGGCGACTGGACCGTCTTCGCCGCTGACAGCCCCAAGGAATGCTGGGCGGTGTCGCCGCCGAAGTCGACGGTCAACACCCGCGACGGCCAGGCAGTCGAGGTGACGCGCAGCGACATCCGGCTGTATATCGCCTATCGCCCGGGGCAGGATGGCGAGGTCTCGTTCACCGGCGGTTATCCCTTCGCGCCCGACTCGACCGTCGAGGTCGATATCGGCGGGCAGAAGTTCAACCTGTTCACCGAGGGCGAAAGCGCCTGGACCGGCAGCCCGTCGGAAGACGGCAAGCTAATCGGTGCGCTGCGCGCGGGCTCGTCGGCGACGATCACCGGCCGTTCGTCGCGCGGCACCCAGACGCAGGACACGTTCAGCCTGTCGGGCATCACCGCCGCGACCAATACGGCGAAGGAACGCTGCAAGTAA
- the rlmN gene encoding 23S rRNA (adenine(2503)-C(2))-methyltransferase RlmN, producing MSAPITQDVLTIPRKLPEGGRTNIVGLTRDQLREALIAAGTPEKQAKMRVGQVWQWIYHWGVRDFALMTNLAKDYRALLAEKFEIALPEVVTRQVSADGTRKYLLRIAGGHEVEAVYIPEENRGTLCVSSQVGCTLTCSFCHTGTQKLVRNLTPGEIVGQLMVARDDLEEWPVQGAPKDETRLISNVVLMGMGEPLYNFEGVRDAMKVVMDNEGLSLSRRRITLSTSGVVPEIARTAEEIGCLLAVSFHATTDEVRDKLVPINKRWNIATLLDALREYPRLSNSERITFEYVMLDGVNDSDADARRLVKLIQGIPAKINLIPFNEWPGAPYKRSSWERIEAFADIVHKAGYASPIRTPRGEDIMAACGQLKSATERGRKSKAQIAAEAAG from the coding sequence ATGTCCGCCCCGATCACGCAGGATGTCCTGACCATTCCCCGCAAGCTGCCCGAGGGCGGTCGCACGAATATCGTGGGCCTGACCCGCGACCAGCTGCGCGAGGCGCTTATCGCCGCCGGCACACCGGAAAAGCAGGCGAAGATGCGGGTGGGGCAGGTCTGGCAGTGGATCTATCACTGGGGCGTCCGCGATTTCGCGCTGATGACCAACCTGGCCAAGGATTACCGCGCGCTGTTGGCCGAAAAGTTCGAGATCGCGCTGCCCGAGGTGGTGACCCGGCAGGTCAGCGCCGACGGCACCCGCAAGTATCTGCTGCGCATCGCCGGCGGCCACGAGGTCGAGGCGGTTTACATTCCCGAAGAGAATCGCGGCACGCTGTGCGTGTCGTCGCAGGTCGGCTGCACGCTGACCTGCTCCTTCTGCCATACCGGCACGCAGAAGCTGGTGCGCAACCTGACCCCCGGCGAGATCGTCGGCCAGCTGATGGTGGCGCGCGACGATCTGGAGGAATGGCCGGTTCAGGGCGCGCCCAAGGACGAGACCCGGCTGATCAGCAATGTCGTGCTGATGGGCATGGGCGAGCCCTTGTACAATTTCGAGGGCGTGCGCGACGCGATGAAGGTGGTGATGGATAACGAGGGGCTGAGCCTCTCGCGCCGCCGGATCACGCTCTCGACCAGTGGCGTCGTGCCCGAGATCGCCCGCACCGCAGAGGAAATCGGCTGCCTGCTGGCCGTCAGCTTCCACGCCACCACCGACGAGGTGCGCGACAAGCTGGTGCCGATCAACAAGCGCTGGAACATCGCCACGCTGCTGGATGCACTGCGCGAGTATCCCCGCCTGTCGAACAGCGAGCGGATCACCTTTGAATATGTGATGCTGGACGGGGTGAATGACAGCGACGCCGACGCGCGCCGGCTGGTCAAGCTGATCCAGGGCATTCCGGCCAAGATCAACCTGATCCCCTTCAACGAATGGCCCGGCGCGCCCTACAAGCGCTCGAGCTGGGAGCGGATCGAGGCCTTTGCCGATATCGTCCACAAGGCCGGCTATGCCAGCCCGATCCGCACGCCCCGCGGCGAGGACATCATGGCCGCCTGCGGCCAGCTGAAATCCGCGACCGAGCGCGGCCGGAAATCCAAGGCGCAGATCGCGGCGGAGGCGGCGGGTTAA
- a CDS encoding MarR family winged helix-turn-helix transcriptional regulator — protein sequence MSEPDRAARAVAQWRREMPQMDVSAMEVIGRLNDLSAVIGRDHLEPLFAGFGLQRGEFDVLATLRRAGTPFTLTPTDLYEATMMTSGGMTARLDRLEKRGLIARRPNPGDRRGTLVSLTDEGRELVEAAVVPHAANERRILSALTPEEQAQLNALLRKLRAGLPDPA from the coding sequence ATGTCCGAACCCGATCGTGCTGCCCGTGCTGTCGCCCAATGGCGGCGGGAAATGCCGCAGATGGATGTCTCCGCCATGGAGGTGATCGGGCGGCTGAACGACCTTTCCGCCGTGATCGGCCGCGACCATCTGGAACCGCTTTTCGCCGGCTTCGGGCTGCAGCGTGGGGAATTCGACGTGCTGGCCACCCTGCGCCGCGCCGGCACGCCCTTCACCCTCACCCCCACCGATCTTTACGAGGCGACGATGATGACCTCGGGCGGGATGACGGCGCGGCTGGACCGGCTGGAAAAGCGCGGGCTGATCGCACGGCGACCCAACCCCGGGGACCGGCGCGGCACGCTGGTCAGCCTGACCGACGAGGGTCGAGAACTGGTCGAGGCGGCGGTCGTGCCCCATGCGGCGAACGAGAGGCGGATTCTCTCGGCGCTGACTCCCGAAGAACAGGCGCAGTTGAATGCGCTGCTGCGAAAGCTGCGGGCCGGTTTGCCAGACCCGGCTTAA
- a CDS encoding phosphatidylglycerol lysyltransferase domain-containing protein — translation MSLAEPISRDPALDGLSPILVADADLIRDAVTEAGVSGWSYFFPYLHFFSHLTGRDRILFETVGGSILVYRLTRKAGKPRMSLLVPPFPFSAEALSHAGARMAAMNGDRRLRIQRVPEKVAPQIAREGFRLRLNATEYIYDAEAVTRMAGGPYASLRRKVGHYNGADLTVRPYGPEDRDECKALLAAWRKRLGERGVKIGPYRTYTRRCLEGSGISPEILRGEVIRVDGAVAAFTFGGPINATMSSMFITVSDHDQPGLAYLQRQRFIAGNEGATPLFNDFCDSKRPGIAQMKRSFRPVSMHPLFNAVRG, via the coding sequence ATGAGCCTCGCTGAACCAATTTCCCGAGACCCGGCGCTCGACGGGCTCTCCCCGATCCTGGTCGCAGATGCCGATCTCATCCGCGACGCGGTGACGGAGGCGGGCGTTTCGGGATGGTCCTATTTCTTTCCTTACCTGCATTTCTTCAGCCATCTGACCGGCAGGGACCGGATCCTGTTTGAAACCGTGGGGGGATCGATCCTGGTCTACCGGCTGACGCGGAAGGCCGGGAAGCCGCGGATGTCGCTGCTGGTACCGCCTTTTCCCTTCTCGGCCGAGGCGCTCAGCCACGCCGGCGCACGGATGGCCGCGATGAACGGTGATCGCCGTCTGCGCATCCAGCGCGTTCCTGAGAAGGTCGCCCCGCAGATCGCGCGCGAGGGATTCCGGCTGCGCCTCAACGCGACCGAGTACATCTATGATGCCGAGGCGGTCACCCGGATGGCCGGCGGGCCCTATGCCTCGCTCCGCCGCAAGGTCGGTCACTACAACGGTGCGGACCTGACGGTTCGACCCTATGGCCCCGAGGATCGTGACGAGTGCAAGGCGCTGCTTGCCGCCTGGCGCAAGCGGCTCGGCGAGCGGGGAGTTAAGATCGGCCCCTACCGGACCTATACCAGACGTTGCCTCGAGGGTTCCGGAATCAGCCCGGAAATCCTGCGGGGCGAGGTCATCCGGGTCGATGGCGCCGTCGCCGCATTTACTTTTGGCGGGCCGATCAATGCCACCATGTCCAGCATGTTCATCACCGTATCCGACCACGATCAGCCGGGTCTTGCCTATCTGCAGCGCCAGCGCTTCATTGCCGGCAACGAGGGGGCGACGCCGCTGTTCAACGACTTCTGCGACAGCAAGCGGCCGGGGATCGCGCAGATGAAGCGCAGCTTCCGGCCGGTCTCGATGCACCCGCTGTTCAATGCAGTTCGCGGCTGA
- a CDS encoding LOG family protein, translating to MSKDEDRAHPFRASHQDAAAAKETPDTPQTRAPAYRLAFSDPEFLLREELRPVRFQLELLKPQMIMDERGIESTVVMFGGARIPSPQNADKARTKTLRELSKYYEEARRFAYLMTERSQATYGREFVICTGGGPGVMEAGNQGADEAGGQSIGLNIVLPHEQAPNPFVTPDLSFNFHYFAIRKMHFLMRAAAITVFPGGFGTMDELFETLTLIQTGRMTPIPILLFGREFWDKVINWQALAEAGTISESDLKLFHYVETADEAVEIIDNWRKSKD from the coding sequence ATGAGCAAGGACGAAGACCGCGCCCACCCCTTCCGCGCCAGCCACCAGGACGCCGCCGCGGCGAAGGAGACGCCCGACACGCCGCAGACCCGGGCCCCGGCCTATCGCCTTGCTTTCAGTGACCCCGAATTCCTGCTGCGCGAAGAACTGCGGCCGGTTCGCTTCCAGCTGGAACTGCTGAAGCCGCAGATGATCATGGACGAGCGCGGCATCGAATCGACCGTGGTGATGTTCGGCGGCGCGCGCATCCCCTCGCCGCAGAATGCCGACAAGGCCCGGACCAAGACGCTGCGGGAGCTGTCGAAATATTACGAGGAGGCGCGGCGCTTTGCCTATCTGATGACCGAGCGCAGCCAGGCCACCTATGGCCGCGAATTCGTCATCTGCACCGGCGGCGGCCCCGGGGTGATGGAGGCCGGCAATCAGGGCGCCGACGAGGCCGGGGGTCAGTCCATCGGACTGAACATCGTCCTGCCGCATGAACAGGCGCCGAACCCGTTTGTGACGCCCGATCTCAGCTTCAACTTCCACTATTTCGCCATCCGCAAGATGCATTTCCTGATGCGCGCGGCGGCGATCACCGTCTTCCCCGGCGGCTTCGGGACGATGGACGAGTTGTTCGAAACGCTGACCCTGATCCAGACCGGTCGGATGACGCCGATCCCGATCCTGCTGTTCGGGCGTGAATTCTGGGACAAGGTGATCAACTGGCAGGCCCTGGCCGAGGCCGGGACGATCAGCGAAAGCGACCTGAAGCTGTTCCACTATGTCGAGACAGCAGATGAAGCGGTCGAGATCATCGACAATTGGCGCAAGAGCAAGGACTGA